The genomic interval CTCCGCCGCCTCCCGCCGCCCCGTCTCCCCGGCCCGAGCGCTCTGGAGGACGCGGCGCGGTGCTCGTCGCCACGGGCATCCTGGCCTCGCGCCTCATGGGCCTGGTGCGCGAGCGCGTCTTCGCGCACTACCTGGGCAACGCGGACGCAGCCGCCATCTTCAAGGCCGCGCTGCGCATCCCCAACTTCCTTCAGAACCTGTTCGGGGAAGGTGTCCTCTCCGGCTCGTTCATCCCCGTCTACGCGCAGCTCCTGGGCCGCAAGGACGCGAAGGACACCGAGGAGGCGGACCGGGTCGCGGGCGCGGTGTTCGGCCTGCTGGCGCTGGCGACGGCGGTGCTGGTGGCCGCGGGCATGGTGTTCACGCCGTTCTTCGTGGACCTCATCGCGCCGGGCTTCGTCGGTGAGGACCGCGCGCTGGCCGTCCGCGTGGTGCGCATCCTCTTCCCGGGCACGGGCTTCCTCGTGCTGAGCGCCTGGTGTCTGGGCATCCTCAACAGCCACCGCCGCTTCCTCCTGTCCTATCTGGCGCCGGTGGTGTGGAACGGGGCCATCATCGCCACGCTGCTCGTCGCCGGCGGCCGTTATGTCGAGGACTCGCTCGTGGAGGTGCTGGCCTACGGCGTCGTCCTGGGCAGCTTCCTCCAGTTCGCGGTGCAGGTGCCCCGGGTTCTCCAGTTGCTGGGCCGCTTCAGGCCGTCGCTGTCGACCGCGGCGGAGCCCGTGCGCCAGGTGCTGAAGAACTTCGGCCCGGTGGTGCTGGGGCGCGGGGTGGTGCAGTTCAGCTCGTGGGTGGACACGGCCTTCGCCACGCTCATCTCCGTGCGCGCGATGTCCTCGCTCGTGTACGCGCAGACGATCTACCTCATCCCGGTGAGCCTCTTCGGCATGGCGGTGTCGGCGGCGGAGCTGCCGGAGCTGGCCCGCGCGGCGGACGGGTCCCGGGAGGAGATCTCCGCGAAGCTGCGCCAGCGAATTGACGCGGGCGCCCGGCGCATCGCCTTCTGGGTGGTGCCCTCCGCGGCGGCCTTCCTCTTCCTCGGGGACATGGTGGCGGCTGCGCTCCTCCAGACGGGCCGCTTCGACGCGGCGGACTCGCGCTACCTCTGGTACCTGCTGATGGGCGCGGCCGTGGGGCTGGTGGCCTCCACCGTGGGGCGCCTCTACGCCTCCGCCTTCTACGCGCTGAAGGACCCGAAGACGCCCCTTCGCTTCGCCCTGGTCCGCGTTGGCGTGGGGACGCTGGCGGCCTGGGGCCTGGGCCTCCATCTCCCTGAGTGGCTGGGCCTGCCCCCGCACCTGGGCGCGGTGGGCCTCACCCTGTCCGGGGGCCTGGTGGCGTGGCTGGAGTCCTCGCTTCTGCGCCACAAGCTCATGAAGCAGGTGGGACCGGTGGGCGTTCCCCGGGGCCTGCTGCCCAGGCTGTGGTGCGCGGCCGCAGTGGCGGGGCTCGTGGCCTTGGGCGTGAAACTGGGGCTCACCAACGCCCTGGGCCCCATGCCGGGAGTGCAAGCGGAGTGGGGAGGGACCCTCCTCGCGCCCCCGCGCCTGCACCCCATCCTGGGGTTCATCGCCGTCGCCGTCCCCATGGGTGGCATCTATTTCGCGGTGGCCGCGGCGCTGGGTGTCCCGGAGGCCGGAGCCGTGTTCCGCAAGCTCACGAACCGCCTGCGCCGGGCCCGCTAAGTCCGCGCCAATGCTCGGCTCCTTGTGGGGCGAGCGGCGTGTGCTTGGAGGTGCAAGGAGTGGGTGGGGAGGATGTCGGACCGGGCGGGTGTCGTTATGGTCGGGGCAGTGGCGCGGACGGTGAGTTCGTCTTCGGGGCTTCCTCCGGACAGGGCACGCGTGTAGAGTGCGCCGCCTTTTTCATGTGCCCTGGCTTCACGGTAAGTCTGGGCTGACTTCGTCTCAGGAAGGTCTCGGCAGTGAGCGACGAGAAGAACGGTTCCAATGCTGGCGGTCCGGGCGGGATGGGCCCCAAGAAGCCGAAGGCGACTTTCGGCGACGTGATGCTCGGCATCCCCTCGGGCGGCAGCGGCCGTGGCGAGGGCGGTGGTCGTAGCGGCGGCGGTCGCGGAGGCGAGCGCGGCGGTTCCGGCCAGGGCCGCGACCCGCAGCCTCGTCCCGAGGGCGGGCCTCCGCGCGAGGATCGCCGTCCCCCCCGAGGAGGCGGAGAGCGCCGCGGTGGTGGCGAGCGTCGTCCGTCCGGTCCCATGGTCGTCGTGAAGCGCGCGACGGGTGCCATCGAGACGCGAGGCCCGGCGAGCGAGTCCCCCGCCGAGGGCACGGCGACGGCGGAGGCCACGACGGCCGCGGCGGAGGCCTCTGGCTCCGCGCCCGCGCCGCGTCCGGTGACGCCGACCCCGGCTCCGACCTCCGCGCTGTACGAGGAGGTCCCCGAGTCCGAGTCCTTCGCCGAGATGTTCGAGGCGCAGGCCAAGGAGGGTGGGGCTCCGGGCCGCCGGGGCGTTCGCCTGGGCGAGAAGGTCAAGGGCACCATCTTCCAGCTCGGCGCGGACACCGCGTTCGTGTCGCTGGAGGGCGCGTCCAAGAGCGAGGCGATGATCGAGCTTCGCGAGTTGAAGGACGACGAGGGCATCCTGCGCTTCGGCGTGGGTGACAGCCTGGAGGCGCACGTCATCGAGGTAGGCGCCAAGGGCATCGTGCTGAGCCGCGCGCTGGCCAAGGGCAGCGCGTCCATGGCGATGCTGGCCGAGGCCCGCGCGTCGGGCATGCCCGTCGAGGGCATGGTGCTGAGCGTGAACAAGGGCGGCGTCGAGGTCGCCATTGGCGACGTGCGCGCCTTCTGCCCCATCAGCCAGCTGGACCTGCGCTACGTCGAGAAGCCGGACCAGTTCATCGGCGAGAAGCTCAAGTTCCGCGTCACCGAGGTGCGTGACCGCAACGTGGTGCTGTCGCGCCGCTCGCTGCTCGAGGACGAGCAGCGTCAGCTCGCCGCCGAGACGCGCAAGAACCTGGGCGAGGGCCGCGTGGTGAAGGGCAAGGTCACCGGCGTGCGCGACTTCGGCGCGTTCGTGGACCTGGGCGGCGTGGAGGGCATGATCCCCGTCTCCGAGCTTTCGTACACGCGCGTGGGTCACCCCAGCGACGTGCTGAAGGTCGGCGATGACGTCGAGGTGGAGATCCTGCGCATGGAGGCCGCGCAGCCCAACTCGCCCGACAAGACCAAGCAGAAGGAGCGCATCACGCTGTCCATGCGCTCACGCCAGGAGGACCCGTTCAAGAAGGCGCTTTCCGAGATCAAGGAAGGCGACCGTCTGCAGGGCAAGGTCGTCCGGCTCCAGCAGTTCGGCGCGTTCGTGGAGCTGCGTCCGGGCGTGGATGGTCTGGTGCACATCTCCGCGCTGAGCGACCGCCGCATCGCGCACCCGCGCGACGTCGTCCAGGTGGGTGAGACCGTCTGGGTGGCCGTCGAGAAGATCGACGCGAACGAGAAGCGCATCGGCCTGCGCCGCATCACCGAGGAAGAGGCGCAGCGTCCTCCCGAGGAGCGTCAGGCGCCCGTGGCGGCGGAGAAGGCCGCGGCTCCCGCGGCTCCGGCCGCGCCTCGTCCCAAGGTGGGCCAGGTCGTCGTCGGCAAGGTGGACCGCATCGAGCCGTACGGCGTGTTCCTCGCGTTCCCGGGCGGCAAGGGTCTGCTCCCCGCGAGCGAGACGGGCACCGAGCGCGGCACCGACCTGCGCAAGCACTACGCGCTGGGCCAGGAGGTGAAGGTGGCGATTCTCGACATCGACGCCTCCGGCAAGATTCGTCTGTCCGTCACCGCGGCGGTTCGCGCGGAGGAGCGCGCCGAGGTGGAGGCGTGGCAGAAGACGCAGCAGCCGCAGGGCGCGGGCAAGAAGGGCTTCGGCACGTTCGCTGATCTCTTCAGCAAGGCCGGCAAGTGATTCACCGGACTCGAGCACGTGTGATGCGTGTTCGAGTTCGTCGGAAATAGATGTTGCGCTCAAGGGCGGGGGGCGGTACTACCTCCCTCGCCGCTGACGCGGGGTGGAGCAGCCTGGTAGCTCGTCGGGCTCATAACCCGAAGGTCGCAGGTTCAAATCCTGCCCCCGCAATTCAGGATGCCAGAGGCTCGGAGAATTGAACGCCGAGCCTCTGGTGTTTAAAGGCAGACAAAACATGACGCGGGGTGGAGCAGCCTGGTAGCTCGTCGGGCTCATAACCCGAAGGTCGCAGGTTCAAATCCTGCCCCCGCAACTTATCGAACTGAGACCCCGGCTTCCAGCTCACTGGAAGTCGGGGTTTTGGTTTTTGGGCGAGGCGGTGCTAGCTGCGCTCATGGGCTTGTTCTCGCGTCTCTTCGAGTCGTTGACCTCCCCCAAGAAGTCGAATCCACCGCGCATCGTGGTGCACGACGCGTTCGATGGCGCCATTCGAGTCATCGAGGCGCCAACGTCCGACGGCTGGCACTCCGCGGAGGAGGAGCGTCGTGGCGAGGACTTCTCGCTCAAGGTCCTCAAGTACATCCTGCCCCTGGAGCCGATGCCTTTGGCGCTGCTGGCCAAGAGCTGCACGGTGGATGCGGGTGGTGAGCCTCCCGATGACCCTGGCACCAAGGATTGGCAGGCTGTCTTCCAGTCTCTGTTCTCCTCCGTGTCGAAGGTGGAGACGCGCGTCAGCAAGCAGCTCACGATGACGGGCACGCTGATGGCGACGGAAGCCATCCTGGAGGGGCTCGGCGCCGAGCCGGCGGTGTCTCTCTGCATCCGGGAGCGACGGGCCGTTCTTGGTCAGGAGGAGTTCATCGTCACGGCTATTGGAAGCCCGGACGCGTTCAAGCAATACGGCCCGGAGATTGATCAGTGGTTCTCTACCGTGGCCTTCGTCCCGATGGGGTGACACCGACATGAATCAGGGAAGCTGCTTCTGCGGAGCGATTCGATTCGAAGTGCATGCGCCGATGACGGCGGTGACGTACTGCCACTGCTCGAAGTGCCGGCGGTGGCATGGCCACGTTGGCGCCTACTCCGCGGTGGACCGTGAAGGGTTCCGGCTGACGGAGTCGCGGGGCCTCAAGTGGCATCAGATCTCCTCCACGGCGAAGCGGGGCTTC from Myxococcus stipitatus carries:
- the murJ gene encoding murein biosynthesis integral membrane protein MurJ, whose protein sequence is MTVSAPEPSPPPPAAPSPRPERSGGRGAVLVATGILASRLMGLVRERVFAHYLGNADAAAIFKAALRIPNFLQNLFGEGVLSGSFIPVYAQLLGRKDAKDTEEADRVAGAVFGLLALATAVLVAAGMVFTPFFVDLIAPGFVGEDRALAVRVVRILFPGTGFLVLSAWCLGILNSHRRFLLSYLAPVVWNGAIIATLLVAGGRYVEDSLVEVLAYGVVLGSFLQFAVQVPRVLQLLGRFRPSLSTAAEPVRQVLKNFGPVVLGRGVVQFSSWVDTAFATLISVRAMSSLVYAQTIYLIPVSLFGMAVSAAELPELARAADGSREEISAKLRQRIDAGARRIAFWVVPSAAAFLFLGDMVAAALLQTGRFDAADSRYLWYLLMGAAVGLVASTVGRLYASAFYALKDPKTPLRFALVRVGVGTLAAWGLGLHLPEWLGLPPHLGAVGLTLSGGLVAWLESSLLRHKLMKQVGPVGVPRGLLPRLWCAAAVAGLVALGVKLGLTNALGPMPGVQAEWGGTLLAPPRLHPILGFIAVAVPMGGIYFAVAAALGVPEAGAVFRKLTNRLRRAR
- a CDS encoding S1 RNA-binding domain-containing protein, translating into MGPKKPKATFGDVMLGIPSGGSGRGEGGGRSGGGRGGERGGSGQGRDPQPRPEGGPPREDRRPPRGGGERRGGGERRPSGPMVVVKRATGAIETRGPASESPAEGTATAEATTAAAEASGSAPAPRPVTPTPAPTSALYEEVPESESFAEMFEAQAKEGGAPGRRGVRLGEKVKGTIFQLGADTAFVSLEGASKSEAMIELRELKDDEGILRFGVGDSLEAHVIEVGAKGIVLSRALAKGSASMAMLAEARASGMPVEGMVLSVNKGGVEVAIGDVRAFCPISQLDLRYVEKPDQFIGEKLKFRVTEVRDRNVVLSRRSLLEDEQRQLAAETRKNLGEGRVVKGKVTGVRDFGAFVDLGGVEGMIPVSELSYTRVGHPSDVLKVGDDVEVEILRMEAAQPNSPDKTKQKERITLSMRSRQEDPFKKALSEIKEGDRLQGKVVRLQQFGAFVELRPGVDGLVHISALSDRRIAHPRDVVQVGETVWVAVEKIDANEKRIGLRRITEEEAQRPPEERQAPVAAEKAAAPAAPAAPRPKVGQVVVGKVDRIEPYGVFLAFPGGKGLLPASETGTERGTDLRKHYALGQEVKVAILDIDASGKIRLSVTAAVRAEERAEVEAWQKTQQPQGAGKKGFGTFADLFSKAGK
- a CDS encoding GFA family protein, with the translated sequence MNQGSCFCGAIRFEVHAPMTAVTYCHCSKCRRWHGHVGAYSAVDREGFRLTESRGLKWHQISSTAKRGFCVECGSSVLFDDSSDTQKMSICVGTLDAPTGLSEKAHIYVGSKSDYYEIADGLLKYDTFPGR